In Pochonia chlamydosporia 170 chromosome 3, whole genome shotgun sequence, the following are encoded in one genomic region:
- a CDS encoding tetratricopeptide repeat protein (similar to Metarhizium robertsii ARSEF 23 XP_007819489.1), with protein MADALEPLKGIIHRMRGAVSRRRPGEISGLTVVHDPANAEIDIVAVHGLGGQGFRSWITWDPRGGKSKSWLEELLGADIPNARIMTYGYISDGISYSYVVRNIVYGRALHLAKVLTAKRQQDKANRRPLFFIAHSLGGWIVKRALIISSEAASMELKDIELSTCGVAFFGTLSPGRPSSPSPLANVIRRTTSNLADYDVSRAEKASSSQERLANDVEWLEHQMEAFKAITANLPRLSFYETKKTQDGYVVEQRHSMTGSDGAQIALKATHSELIRFHGRDANYQTFIENFREMVDTSISSGLLESKQRAFDFAAVHRLEYLARGYSIPYRLPGEPRAIIARQDLLDRLEHILTPDVDPIIVKLGIVSLWGLAGTGKSTLARHYAEINRENLSFVFWIRAESWQTAAASYLEFANTIVEHYAKDTSRGQVENDLGFAGVEDMLKVKSIMHLDPSRVRSVVRSVKDWLLRPENTRWLLIFDNVEPSYDIFDFIPLTLSGKIILTSRDSNCCSWGIKLHVDAMEEEESINLLDAIVGGNASQDPIQAEAASRVVQHLAYHPQNIAMAASTIRNKGLSILDYQAMVEASMPMTLLGSTLHQSPLTKTVLQISAMLSTSIIPVALFSATSYVKQVPERFRSILGEMRAFQESDHLDDVLQYLLDQNFIQTPSTPSDTASSLVPSSPSSLPSSQTSTYFDAFVVDPKARDFVRGMLSDEEKVDHAWMACNVCVDGIRRKEAQSTNVQEIHDFGRIMGPHAKTCFDDWSSILEASADEDDVAWHVLGEVCMMQGAIDQAIGCFELSLRQQSNQMDVKERIQAALFLSSLLQQTGQYRKSSDVLADIDIASIDQALGFKVALARASATAAQGELDCAEDQYETLELEQEEALGPLDIATVGTVHKLASTLERRGKPEEAQALYRRVYISYQNIYGHNDRMTLDALDDLANSYKESLALDEAETLYKQSVDIRTRTLGADHPQTAYAIQNLAEIDDLRSRYADAKTKYQQTLDIIAPTLGKAHPWYTTTLQKMAFSSRRRGHFLLDSPLPTRPPSSRTSSISGRSRAIKVKEEALSRDVSCRRAFEEAEKLYLDVLTIKKSARELYTEEQVVATGSELAKMYETERFFDDNRDEKMEMLRTMLRESRRRGTI; from the exons TTCATGATCCCGCAAATGCAGAGATAGA CATTGTTGCCGTTCATGGCCTTGGTGGCCAAGGCTTCCGTTCATGGATTACCTGGGACCCGAGGGGCGGCAAATCCAAGTCGTGGCTTGAGGAGCTGCTAGGCGCTGACATTCCCAATGCTCGAATTATGACCTATGGCTACATCTCCGATGGTATCAGCTATAGTTATGTCGTTCGCAATATTGTCTACGGCCGTGCGCTCCACCTGGCCAAGGTCCTCACCGCCAAACGTCAGCAGGACAAGGCTAACCGCCGGCCGCTGTTCTTCATCGCTCACAGCCTGGGCGGATGGATTGTGAAGCGGGCGCTTATTATCTCGAGTGAGGCTGCCAGCATGGAGTTGAAAGACATTGAGCTGTCCACCTGCGGCGTGGCCTTTTTCGGAACTCTTTCGCCTGGCCGTCCGTCGTCACCGTCCCCGCTGGCGAATGTTATCCGCAGAACCACTTCAAACCTAGCTGACTATGACGTCTCGCGTGCTGAGAAGGCTTCCTCATCTCAAGAGCGTCTTGCTAACGATGTCGAGTGGCTGGAGCATCAAATGGAGGCTTTTAAAGCCATCACGGCCAATTTACCTAGGCTATCCTTTTACGAAACCAAGAAAACCCAGGATGGATACGTTGTGGAACAGAGGCATTCCATGACTGGATCGGATGGTGCACAGATTGCGCTCAAAGCTACTCACTCGGAACTTATCAGGTTCCATGGGAGAGATGCCAACTATCAGACCTTTATCGAAAATTTCCGAGAGATGGTAGATACAAGCATCTCCTCCGGGTTGCTTGAATCGAAACAGAGGgcctttgactttgctgCTG TGCACCGTCTCGAGTATCTGGCCCGAGGTTACTCGATCCCCTACCGACTCCCTGGTGAGCCACGTGCCATCATTGCTCGGCAAGATCTTCTTGACAGGTTAGAGCACATCCTCACGCCGGATGTCGATCCCATAATTGTGAAACTCGGGATAGTTAGTCTTTGGGGCTTGGCAGGCACAGGCAAATCCACACTTGCCAGACATTATGCGGAGATCAATCGAGAAAACCTCTCCTTTGTCTTTTGGATTAGAGCAGAAAGCTGGCAAACCGCTGCAGCCAGCTATCTAGAGTTTGCAAACACCATCGTGGAACACTATGCCAAGGACACATCAAGAGGCCAGGTCGAGAACGACTTGGGATTCGCCGGCGTCGAAGACAtgttgaaggtgaagagcaTCATGCACTTGGACCCATCTCGCGTCAGATCTGTTGTGCGCTCTGTGAAGGACTGGTTGCTTCGCCCAGAAAATACCCGGTGGTTACTCATCTTCGACAACGTCGAGCCATCCTACGACATTTTCGATTTCATCCCGCTAACACTGTCTGGTAAAATCATTTTGACATCCCGGGACAGCAACTGTTGCTCCTGGGGAATAAAACTCCATGTTGACGCtatggaggaagaggagtcTATCAACCTTCTAGATGCCATTGTGGGAGGCAATGCCTCGCAAGACCCAATTCAAG CCGAAGCAGCCTCTCGAGTTGTCCAGCACCTTGCGTACCACCCCCAAAACATAGCCATGGCGGCTTCTACCATTCGAAACAAGGGCCTGAGCATTCTAGACTACCAGGCCATGGTTGAAGCCTCAATGCCTATGACCTTGCTTGGATCCACTCTTCACCAATCTCCATTGACAAAGACAGTTTTGCAAATCAGCGCCATGCTGTCGACATCCATCATACCGGTTGCGTTGTTTAGTGCGACCTCGTATGTAAAACAGGTCCCAGAGCGATTCAGATCCATCCTTGGGGAAATGAGAG CATTCCAAGAGTCCGACCATTTAGACGATGTGCTACAATATCTTCTCGACCAGAATTTTATTCAAACCCCAAGCACCCCGTCTGACACGGCCTCGTCCCTCGTtccttcatcgccatcctcgctTCCCTCTTCTCAAACATCAACATACTTTGATGCCTTTGTGGTCGATCCGAAGGCTCGAGACTTCGTTCGCGGGATGTTGTCAGATGAAGAAAAAGTCGATCATGCATGGATGGCATGTAACGTCTGCGTTGATGGGAtcagaagaaaagaagcacAATCAACCAATGTCCAGGAGATCCATGACTTTGGCAGGATTATGGGTCCTCATGCCAAGACATGTTTTGACGACTGGTCAAGCATCCTAGAAGCGTCggctgatgaagacgatgttgCCTGGCACGTCCTGGGCGAGGTGTGCATGATGCAGGGAGCGATCGATCAAGCTATCGGATGTTTCGAGCTATCACTCCGACAACAGTCGAACCAAATGGACGTAAAAGAGCGCATTCAAGCTGCCTTGTTCCTGTCGTCTCTATTACAGCAGACGGGTCAGTACCGAAAAAGCAGTGATGTCCTCgctgacattgacattgcctcCATCGACCAGGCACTCGGCTTCAAGGTTGCGCTAGCTCGAGCATCGGCTACGGCAGCGCAGGGTGAACTAGACTGCGCAGAAGACCAGTACGAAACACTTGAGCTCGAGCAGGAAGAGGCACTCGGACCGCTCGATATTGCTACCGTGGGAACGGTTCATAAGCTTGCGTCGACGCTCGAGCGAAGGGGCAAACCGGAGGAAGCGCAGGCTCTCTACCGCCGAGTGTACATTTCGTATCAGAACATTTACGGCCACAACGACCGTATGACTCTGGATGCTTTAGATGACTTGGCCAACAGCTACAAGGAAAGCTTGGCTCTTGATGAAGCCGAAACACTATACAAGCAATCAGTCGATATTCGCACGCGCACCCTCGGGGCAGATCATCCCCAGACAGCGTACGCCATTCAAAACCTTGCCGAGATTGACGACCTTCGCAGTCGGTATGCCGATGCCAAGACAAAATACCAACAGACACTCGATATTATCGCCCCTACCCTTGGCAAAGCCCATCCGTGGTATACCACGACGCTACAAAAAATGGCATTTTCCTCCCGCCGGCGGGGACACTTCCTCCTCGATAGTCCACTGCCCACTCGGCCCCCCAGCTCGCGTACATCATCCATATCGGGGCGCAGTAGGGCAATCAAAGTCAAGGAAGAAGCATTATCAAGAGATGTTAGCTGTCGAAGAGCCTTTGAGGAAGCAGAAAAGCTGTACCTTGACGTCTTAACCATCAAAAAGTCTGCCAGGGAGCTCTACACTGAAGAGCAGGTTGTTGCTACGGGATCAGAACTAGCAAAGATGTATGAAACCGAGAGATTCTTTGACGACAACAGAGATGAGAAAATGGAGATGCTGAGGACCATGTTGAGAGAGAGTCGAAGACGGGGGACGAtatga
- a CDS encoding phosphoesterase (similar to Neosartorya fischeri NRRL 181 XP_001266769.1) has protein sequence MTRRIVRTLTQLGAALTFTFVVIFFLDRNYRVLPNAIHGYMPTHHPGLVITDVTVVTCSSLNVFSSCDLDPTIWHRIDKELYLGRAWTTTAYLYINRKHEEDLTSEDKVVMDISVGRLNPAQAQEGKAPKAEEWESRPGGLWIKRSGSKKSSDSDDVITDVDVLFGDDAAEARDGWSIIGTPLLLDTGGPLLSVHLSVRRGTPKERKKPEPRIKSNGKFKIMQIGDLHLSNGVGECREPVPDGYAGGKCEADPRTLDFVRKMLEEEKPDFVVLSGDQVNGDTAPDAPTAMFKIISLLIKHSIPYAGIFGNHDDEKTMSRARQMALMETLPFSLSRAGPADIDGVGNYYIEILARSGSHSAITMYLMDTHSYSPDERKYPGYDWLKPNQIEWFRKTASGLKKAHSEYSHAHMDIAFVHIPLTEYASPELPRVGEWKEGVTAPVYNSGFRDALVEQGVVMVSAGHDHCNDYCLLSLQNVTKPDSKGHPDQQPPPQMQKPALWMCYAGGVGFGGYAGYGGYVRRLRVFEIDTNVASITTWKRVEHGKTADRIDMQIIVDGGRPVPPPPPPPPSPSEKPPPPPPPPVQDIHE, from the exons CAAGTCTAAACGTCTTTTCGTCATGCGATCTCGATCCTACCATATGGCACCGTATCGACAAGGAACTCTACCTCGGACGGGCCTGGACGACGACCGCATATCTCTACATCAATCGCAAACATGAAGAGGATCTCACGTCCGAAGACAAGGTCGTCATGGACATCTCCGTCGGACGATTAAACCCGGCGCAAGCGCAAGAGGGCAAGGCACCCAAGGCTGAAGAGTGGGAGTCCCGACCGGGCGGCCTCTGGATCAAGCGATCCGGCAGCAAAAAGTCCAGCGACTCCGACGACGTCATCACCGACGTTGACGTCCTCTTTGGCGACGACGCCGCCGAAGCTCGTGACGGATGGTCGATAATCGGAACGCCGCTCCTTCTCGACACTGGCGGACCGCTTCTCAGCGTCCATCTCAGTGTCCGCCGCGGCACGCCCAAGGAGCGCAAGAAGCCCGAGCCGAGAATAAAGTCGAATGGCAAATTCAAAATCATGCAGATTGGCGACTTGCATCTCAGCAACGGCGTAGGCGAATGCCGTGAGCCCGTCCCCGATGGCTACGCAGGCGGCAAATGCGAAGCAGACCCCCGGaccctcgactttgtcagAAAGATGCtcgaagaagaaaaaccCGATTTCGTCGTTCTCAGCGGtgatcaagtcaatggcGACACCGCACCCGACGCACCAACC GCCATGTTCAAAATCATATCCCTCCTCATCAAGCACAGCATTCCATACGCCGGCATATTCGGCAACCATGACGACGAAAAAACCATGTCGCGCGCCCGCCAAATGGCCCTCATGGAAACCCTCCCCTTCTCGCTGTCCCGCGCAGGACCAGCCGACATTGACGGCGTAGGAAACTACTACATCGAAATTCTCGCCCGCAGCGGCTCCCACTCCGCCATAACAATGTACCTCATGGACACGCACTCCTACTCCCCAGACGAGCGCAAGTACCCCGGCTACGACTGGCTCAAACCCAACCAGATTGAATGGTTCCGCAAAACAGCCTCGGGCCTCAAAAAGGCTCACTCTGAGTACAGCCACGCCCACATGGACATTGCCTTTGTCCACATCCCCCTCACCGAATACGCGAGCCCCGAGCTCCCCCGCGTAGGAGAATGGAAAGAAGGCGTCACAGCACCAGTATACAATTCCGGATTCCGCGATGCCCTCGTAGAGCAGGGCGTCGTCATGGTCAGCGCAGGACA CGACCACTGCAACGACTACTGCCTCCTCTCCCTCCAAAACGTCACCAAGCCAGATTCCAAAGGCCATCCcgaccaacaaccaccgCCGCAGATGCAAAAACCCGCTCTGTGGATGTGCTACGCCGGCGGCGTCGGGTTCGGCGGCTACGCAGGCTACGGCGGCTATGTCCGTCGTCTGCGTGTCTTCGAAATCGACACCAACGTAGCTAGCATAACGACATGGAAGCGCGTCGAGCACGGCAAGACAGCCGACAGGATTGACATGCAGATCATCGTTGATGGCGGTAGACCTGtacctccaccaccaccaccgccgccatcTCCTTCTGAGAAACCGCCCCCGCCGCCACCACCTCCCGTGCAAGATATTCATGAATAA